The Pelmatolapia mariae isolate MD_Pm_ZW linkage group LG10_11, Pm_UMD_F_2, whole genome shotgun sequence genome includes a region encoding these proteins:
- the id4 gene encoding DNA-binding protein inhibitor ID-4 yields the protein MKAVTPVRPQDSSSSGSQLSLHYLSKQSFNIARCRMEEEDLFCLQYDMNDCYSRLKRLVPTIPQDKKVSKVEILQHVIDYILDLQLALETHPSLHKQQPQLTGTCPPRASNPSRTPLTVLNIDQHQRTSIVKKPEDSILCR from the exons ATGAAGGCTGTTACTCCAGTCCGCCCCCAGGACTCCTCCTCCAGCGGCAGCCAGCTCTCCCTGCACTATCTGTCGAAGCAGAGCTTCAACATCGCCCGGTGCAGGATGGAAGAAGAGGACCTGTTCTGCCTGCAGTACGACATGAACGACTGCTACAGCCGGCTGAAGCGCCTGGTGCCCACCATTCCGCAGGATAAGAAAGTCAGCAAAGTGGAGATCCTCCAGCATGTCATAGACTACATTCTGGACCTGCAGCTGGCCCTGGAGACGCACCCTTCTCTCCATAAACAACAGCCTCAGTTGACCGGGACCTGCCCTCCTCGAGCCTCGAACCCCAGCAGGACACCGTTGACGGTGCTCAACATTGATCAGCACCAG AGGACGTCTATAGTCAAAAAGCCGGAGGACTCGATTTTATGTCGCTGA